A portion of the Phycisphaerales bacterium AB-hyl4 genome contains these proteins:
- the dapA gene encoding 4-hydroxy-tetrahydrodipicolinate synthase, with amino-acid sequence MLQGAFTAMVTPFRDGGLDESQLAKNVAFQIEQGIDGLVPVGTTGESPTLSHDEHRRVVERTVEAAAGKVKVVAGTGSNATQEALELTRHAKQAGVDAALMVNPYYNKPSQEGLYRHFMTVADQVDLPIVLYNIPGRTAIQLTAETVARLARHDNIVAIKEATGSMDMASEIAMRCEGQQMTILSGDDSLTLPLMSIGAKGVISVVSNILPAKVKAMVDAALKGNFVEARQQHAKLFPLFRGMLSLDVNPVPIKTAMRLLSQDTGELRLPLCEMSDDASAALEKVLREAALL; translated from the coding sequence CGATGGTCACCCCTTTTCGCGACGGTGGGCTCGACGAGAGTCAACTGGCGAAGAATGTGGCGTTCCAGATCGAGCAGGGCATCGACGGCCTCGTGCCTGTTGGCACGACCGGCGAGTCGCCTACGCTCAGTCACGACGAACACCGCCGCGTGGTGGAAAGGACGGTTGAGGCCGCAGCCGGCAAGGTCAAGGTTGTGGCCGGCACGGGTTCGAACGCGACACAGGAAGCGCTTGAGCTGACCCGCCATGCGAAGCAGGCCGGCGTTGATGCGGCGCTGATGGTCAACCCGTACTACAACAAGCCGTCGCAGGAAGGGCTTTACCGTCATTTCATGACGGTTGCCGACCAGGTCGATCTGCCCATCGTGCTGTACAACATTCCCGGCCGAACGGCGATCCAACTTACCGCCGAAACGGTCGCCCGCCTCGCACGCCACGACAACATCGTTGCAATCAAGGAAGCGACCGGCTCGATGGATATGGCCTCGGAAATCGCCATGCGCTGCGAAGGTCAGCAGATGACCATTCTCTCCGGCGACGATTCGCTCACGCTGCCGCTGATGAGCATCGGCGCCAAGGGCGTCATCAGCGTCGTGAGCAACATCCTCCCGGCCAAGGTCAAGGCCATGGTCGACGCGGCCCTGAAGGGCAACTTCGTCGAAGCACGGCAGCAGCACGCGAAGCTGTTCCCCCTGTTCCGCGGCATGCTGTCGCTGGACGTCAACCCCGTGCCGATCAAGACCGCCATGCGATTGCTCAGCCAGGACACGGGCGAACTCCGCCTGCCGCTTTGCGAGATGAGCGACGACGCGTCCGCTGCACTGGAAAAAGTGCTCCGAGAGGCAGCGTTGCTGTAG